The segment AATACAAACTTCTAAATTACCATTTCTTTTATTATGGAAAAATATCAACTATCTTTTGTTTGCTATGTCAATCTAAACACATGTACGTTGTCATCAAGTCTCCAAtatattactccatttttttacttcaaaatgaagttgagttttactccaatgtattacttcGTTTTTTACTCGAAAAAAATATTCCcaaatgattattttttatttagttaatattttttagtaataccttcaatttataaaaatttaataactaaCCCAACTTTTTTATGTTTTGCTCATTAATAAAACAACATAtggtatcttatatattttaatgagttattgtaatttttaataataaaatttattattaactaATGAAATCTTCCCACATATGATCAACTAATGTATTTAGTAATGAACAATGAGTTTCTTTGTCTTTGATTTTCCTAAATCAAACAAGAAACTTCTGAAATCCGACTTTTTCATCCTCTgtaatttcaatatttttggGTAGAGTTTCTCTTCCAACTTCAATTGGTgcaatttttttctaattcaaaagcaaaattatgcattaaaagaacatacataagaaaataaagttttgttttgttatttgaaTTTCGTATAGGATCCAAATGTTTGTGCATATATCAAGCTCAACAAATACACACGTTATCAAAATCGAAATGTTGACCTACAAGATAAACAAACTCATCTATTCCGTTTGAATAATATTTCACTGATCTTTGTAGTTCCGAAAGCAATTTACTAGATTAttaaatcacttttttttttttttttttcacagaatataattttattaatgatCGAAGTAATCGTTTGACATAGCATCCCTTATAGATTCGGGAACATAGCTGTAATAATGATAGGATGATCGGTATGGTATAACTTGTTTTGCAAGTATGTCTGCACAAAGATTAGAATTTCTGTTTGTCCAACAGAACTTGATCTCCTCAAACTTTGCTGCCCATCTCCAGATATCGCGAATCCAGTTCGTCACATCTATGTTTGTAGACTCTCCATTGGCCAGTTTCATAACATTAATGTTATCTCCTTCAAATATAACATGTTTGTATCCTTTGCTCCAGCAATTCATCATTGCAAGTAGTAAGGCTTGTAGTTCTCCTTCCAAGGCTGTTGTTGGTTGTTGATTTGAGGCATGAGCCGCTCCTTTGAATCTTCCCATATCATCCCTAATTATCCATCCCGCTTTTGTCTCTATTTGAATGTTGTTAAAGGCTCCATCGTAGTTGCATTTCACAAATCCGGTTGGCGGTTTAGTCCATTTGTTCCGTTGGTGTTCCATATCTCTTCTCAGCCCTTGTCTATCCTCATCCTTATCTACAGATTGGTAGGCTTCCAACCATTCTTTTGTATCAAAATAGGCTGATTGCAAGGTTGTACGCCAGTGTATTGATGTTTGTTGGAAGATCATCTTGTTTCTGCATTTCCATATTCTCCAAAGAATCCACCAAGGAAGATGTCGGAGATGGTCCGGGAGATTTGGGATTTTTTGTAGAAGTGCCATGAGCTTATCTTCTAATGTAGATTGTGCCTGATAGAAGATGTTGTGTGGCAAACCTGATGCCCTCCAGATGCGTTGTGCATAGAaacattcaaaaaacaaatgTTCAGTTGTTTCTTCTTGTTGACAATGGGGACATTTGACTGAGGTAGTCACGTGTCGACGTTGTAAGTTACTCCCCAATGGTAAGGAGCTTGTAACCATTTTCCATAGGAAATGTTGAAGTTTTGGGGCCGTTGGCAGCTtccatatcatatttttaagaaTGATACTTCCCGGAGGTGGTTCTATTGGTAGATCTTGAGGATCATGTGTAGCCAACCAGTAACCCGACTTGACTGAGTATTCCCCAGACTTATTATAATGCCAGACTAGAGGGTCTGTATCCGCATAGGCGCATAGTTTCATCGATAAGATTTCTTCTGCATCAGCTTCAACTATTGTATGTCTTATGAGCTCCTCATTCCATCCCGTTTGGTTTTGCTTCATGAGCTCTGAGACCTTAGTCATTGGGTTACTCTGATCTTTAGGTATAGGGGCTCGTGGTGGCGAAGTAGGAAGCCATGGATCTGCCCATAGTGATACAGATTCACCATTGCCAATGATAAAACGCAAACCTCTTTTGAGTAAGGCTTGACCGTGCAATAAGGAATTCCATATATAGGAACTTTGCTTCTTTGTGCCTGCTTTGAGGATGTTGGAATTAGGGAAGTACTTCCCTTTGAGAACTCGTGCCATCAAGCTATTAGGTTTGATAAGTATTCTCCAGACTTGTTTCGCAAGTAATGCATCATTGAATTTTTCGAAATCACGGAATCCCATTCCTCCTTCTTTTTTTGGTAGACTCATTCTTTGCCAGGCAAACCAGTGCATTCCTTTTGAACCATCACTTTTACCCCACCAGAACTGAGCCAGAGTGTTATTAATATCATCACAAACCTTCTTTGGCATTTTGAAGACATTCATCGGATATACTGGCGTTGCTGAAGCTATAGATTTTGTGAGGACTTCTTTGCCTCCTGGGGATAAGAAACGATGATGCCAACCATTAGTCTTTGCTTTAACTGTCGCTACTACATACTCTAGGTTCTCTGTCTTCTTTCTTCCAAACTGTTCAGGAATGCCCAGATATTTACCGCCTCCTCCCTCATTGTGTATTCCGAGTATATTTCTCATTTGTGTCTTAACCTGATCCTTGACTCGACTTCCAAAAGTAATAGAAGACTTGCTTAGATTAACAGCTTGTCCAGATATTCTTTCATACTGACTCAGTATCCTTTTGATGGCACGTCCATTTTTCGGATTGGCTAGGGTGAAGAATAAGGAGTCATCAGCAAATAGTAGATGGTTGACTGCGGGGCTTTGAGTGCTTATCTTCATACCTTGTATTTTCCTATCAGCTGCCGCTTTAGTCATCAAGTGAGAGAGAACATTTGCACATAGGATGAATAGGTATGGCGATAGAGGGTCTCCCTGCCGAATCCCTCTACCTGGTTGAATGTAGCCTCTTGGTGACCCATTGATTAAAACTGAAAAGGAGACAGTCTTCACACAGATCATGATGAGGTTTATCCATTTTTCACAGAACCCCATTCGCCTCATGGTTTCCTCCAAAAAATTCCATTCTAAGCGGTCATATGCCTTTGTGATATCAGTCTTTAAGGCCATATAAGATTTTGATTGTCTCTTACTGACCTTAAGCGCATGGTAAGCCTCGTGTGCTATGATGACGTTCTCTGAGATGATACGTCCTGGCGTGAATGCAGTTTGGTTCTCAGAAATAATCCCAGGGAGGTGGGCTTTGAGACGCTTAACCAAAATCTTTGAGATGATTTTATAACTCACATTGCATAGAGCAATAGGTCTGAACTCAGTCATCTTGGTAGCTGGTCTCACTTTTGGGATGAGGCAAATATTGGTGTGGTTGTGGTTTTGATCAAGGAACTCGCCTTCAAAGAATTGCATAACTTCTTCTACAATGCTCGGTCCAATATCTTCCCAAAAGGTATGATAAAAAGCGCCAGTAAAACCATCAGGCCCAGGAGCCTTATGAGCACCAATGGCATAGGTAGCTTCCTTGATCTCTTCTATAGTAACTGGTCTTGTGAGATCTGCATTAATCTCTGGAGTAACACTAGCAGTAAAGCCATGGAAAGCGTCCTCAAAATCCATGGGTGTCATCTGTTGGGAACTGAATTGAGCTTTAAAAAATTCTTCAGCAGTGTGGGCAATCTCTCTGTCACCGTGGATAGTGTTTCCGTTTGTATCCGTAAGAACACTTATTCTGTTTCTGATTCTCCTTGATTTCGTGACAGAATGAAAGAACTTCGTATTACGGTCTCCTGCTCGAAGCCATGGGTTTCTACTTTTTCTTTTCCAGTAGTTTTCTTCATCATAGTAGGCTTGTTGTAGCTCTGTATGGAGTTGTTTTTTCACAGGAACAGGATGTCCATCCGTGCAAGCTATGTCTAATTGATGACGTAGAGTAGATATCCTCTCTTTAGCATTAAAGCAATGCATGCGCTTCCATCTGGATATATGAGATCTACTCTTCTGAAGTTTATGGGCAAGGCTGATGTTCCCATTTCTATCATATTGTTTCCACTGAGTTGTAACTGATTGTTTGAAACCTTCTTGTTGGCGAAGTCTGTCATCATACATAAATTTGTGCCTCCGGTCTTCGCTATGACcatcaaaaaaagaaatcaatGGTCTATGATCTGATTCACCCAGTTCGAGAAAATGTGTTTCTGCAGAAGGAAATTGTTGGTGCCAGTCCATATTTCCCATAGCTCGATCCAGACAGCAGGACACGTTGTGAATTCCTCTCTTCCCCGTCCAAGAAAATCTGTTGCCTACTGGTTTAAGGTCAGTGAAGTTACAAACCCGAATCATTTGTCTGAATTCGTTGAAGCTGATGTCTGATCGCGCATTGCCTCCTACCTTCTcattgtgatttagaatttcGTTGAAATCACCCGTTATAAACCAACGTCCTTGTCTGTTTACTGCTATGCGTTCCAGTCTTTCCCATAGCAGGTGTCTGTGTTGACGTTCAGGGTATCCATAGACAAAAGACAAGTAGAAACTGATTCCATTGAAGATAACTTTACAATCAATAAGATGAGCAGACTGATACAACACTGTTACATCTACTTCTTGCTTCCAAAAGATGGATAGACCACCACTTAAGCCTATAGGAGGAACAGATACATAGTTAGGGAATTCGAGATCGCAGCTTAAGTCTCTGATGTAGTTGTCTTGTTGCTTTGTTTCTGACAGGCAGATGATGTCCAAGAGATACTTGTGATGTATCTCTTTTAGGCGTCGAACCGTCGAGTCTTTACCTATCCCTCGACAGTTCCAAGCGGCTACTCTCATGGAGGCAATGGTGGTTCCGGGCCCACCGCGCCTCTCCACATGTTGGATGGACCTTCACTCGTTCCAGCCCCTTTCATCTCCTCTGGTacaatcttcttctttctcttgtcGCCATCCTGATTGCTCTGTTCCCCTCTTATCTCTTCAGAAAACTTCATTTTGTTGTCTGTAGTTTCACTCATCCAGATTTTGCGTTTGAGAGCTTGACTACCATCATGCCTTGGAACAAATGGTTTGCTTGCATACATCTCTTCCATGTTCAAATCACCAGAGTAAATAGTACCCATAGATTCACCAGACCAGAATTCATCTTCCTTCTCAACCGTTTCTTCTACTTGCTGTTCAGGCATCTCTGCTTCCTGCATCACTGGCTCTTCTGGATTGTCATCCTGAGCGCCCATGTTTGCACCTTCATCATTGATCTCCTCAATGTAAACTCCCATATCATGGTGGGGTTGATCATCTTGTTCTTGGTTGTTGTCATCATCATTATCTTCATCAGGATCCTCTTCTGGGCCTCCGTTTTGGATCAAGCACCGGCCAGAGTCGTGAGTCATCATACCACATGTCTCACAGAAACCACGAAGTCTTTCGTAGTGTAGTTTGAGTAAGGTGTTGATTCCAGGAGTGAATTGGAAGTTACGCTGAAGTCATCATTCACATTGCAAGGGCCCTTGGTGAATACATCCAAATTGACTATAATGAAGAAGTGGGGGGAAGAATGGAATTTGTGCGCATCCGGTTGaactggaaaatcacttattttatattaatttattttttcagttttgatttttattagtttatgcctcttttatgtaaaattattaaataatttttgtgGAATATCATATTTCTTTTCATATTagtttatcattttaaatattatttaagtataaaataaaaacatttaaaattaaaaggactatatcattaataaaaaatttaattgtaaaatGAAGTAATGAGTAAAGATTATTCGATAAATGGAGTAGTCCCAGCGATTATCCTATTTTAGAGTTAAATATAGAATGAGGTTTAAGAATAGGCCTATTTAGCTCAATATCAAAATTCGGCGTGGTAATTGTAGATCTATGgaaactttttaataatttgagaACCTTTTCATTTAACGCATCTCTTTCCGATTATGTCCTCGAAACTATACGTGATTAAATAATACAAGTAACCTGCAACCGGCAGTTATGAccatttttcagttttatttttgaacCTATTGAAAAAGTAAACAAGTGTACAAAATGGattatatttttccaaattGGTGAGAGAAGAGTTGTAAGATTTTTTCAGAGAGTAGAAGtgaagagaagaggagaagataTTTTCGGCGAGGATAAGATATTTTCGAAGAAGAGAAGGGAAGATTTGTTGCAACTATGATTCGTGTCACTGTTCATAACGTATCTGATCACACCTTCATACCGAATAAGTTTCTTCATTCACATGGGCGTCCGAAACTTGGAGgtcaaaatatgtaaacatcATAAACCGGGTACAAGGTAAAGAAACCGTAGTTGTCTATACATAAAAACAGGGTACAACTTATAGAAACCGGATTTGAGTATATACATAAAAACCGCGTACAAAGTATAGAAACCGGATTCGAGTATAATTGTCTGAATACTATTTTTGTCGACTTACAGGAACTTCGTTAGGTGATCCCGGCGGAGATGAGTAATGGCTGAGATTTGCCAACATTTTTTCTCTTATCTTATGATTCTCGTACTCACCTACTCCTGTAGGTTGTTTGGAGGAACCGGGAATTGAATCTGAAACTTTTTTTTCGTTgggagaaaaaaaatcaaaagcaaaAGTGAAAGAAAAGAAACGAACTTTGCTTGAAGAAAACATAAGAAACAGGGGACATGTTCGGTATTACACACATAAAAGAAACGACAAAGGTTGTTGTAATAAGGAGAGAAAAGAGACCAATTTTAATGGCGGTGACTCGGAATCCACATGATTTGAGGATGAGACCGATGCTACTTGCCGTACTCGTACTCACCTACTCCCGTAGGTTGTTTGGAAGAACCGAGAATTGGGACCGATTCGGGGAATAATATTATTACAGATCCCTTTGGTTTTTTAGcataaaagagaaagaaagtctTGATTCTTTGCATTATTGACACATTTTGTGTGCAACCGCCTGTTTTAAGTAATCACGTCTGACGTGTAATAGGTACTATGCTTTGCTTTTCGTATGGAAATAAGAACAGTCTTGGTATTACCTAAAAAAGTACAGTGTCTTACCCATCTGCTTAATTATCTCCTATATTTTTGATATCTAGTGCAAATCcccttaaaaatattttacttcaaaataaaatttaaataaaaaatggagTAGAGTTGGAGATGCcttaaaaacttatttttttcatatttcgtTATGGAAGGATTCTTTAATAGTTTTCAAAATACAGACTCTTTCAAATCACATGTGGTAACCCATGATTAACAAAAACAAGTCGGTGGTAGGCAAAAAACATAACAATTTGACTTTAGAGAACGAGTTCTTAATCTAAAAATAAGAAAGTAATTAAGGACATACTCGTATGTCATAATATAGAAAATTCGTCGGTTGATCCAAAAAGaaaattgtcaaaaaaaaattgtactgTATGTGTTTCTTCTATATAACATGGATGGGACCCAGCCGCACACGGAAGTAAGACCTACGGACCGGCATACCCGGTCTCCAGTCAGATCATAACAAGCCGGGCCGTCAAAGTCGTTGACTCAGTGAGCCTCTCTCTTTTTCTGATTTTATCGTccaattttcttatattttgaatataataattaataaatgggAAAGGAAAAAGAGATAATCACATGGAACGCGCCGTAGTAAACGGGGCGGTGGATCAAACTTTTCGTCCTTGTACTTTCTTGATCAAAGGAACTAGTCAATGTACTTTCTTGATCTTTTAAAATATGAAGACCATTGTGCCACGCCGCCACATAACCATTTTCTCGTGATTTTGACATTACaaataaatttgataatatCGGGTCATACCACTCGACCTGGATCTTATATATGGCGCATACAAATTTGGATTTAAATAAGTTTTGGAGTAATTCCAAACAACTATAATATATCTTACAGATcaaagaaatacaaatgaaaAATAGACAAAATATTAATACTATTCATATTAAACAACATGTAAACTCTTACAAAATTTTCCttcaaatgtgtatatatatgaatttaaatatatttagttaaaaattcATAAACTACATTAAAATAGTTAGGACTTATAAGACCATGATTATCCATAATCTTTTAACTGGGGTTTTTAGTTTCGAGTAAGAGACGATTCTTagttttcttagattttaactaaaGAAAAgataagaaccgtctcttaaatactaaatataacgaaaagtgtaaaaaaaaacaaaaaataagaaaatgtcaaatcatgagttaagaaccTCGAGATAAGAAATCGGAGTTAATCATGCCCTAAGATGTCTAGATCTGCCTCGCAAATAGACACTGCCTAAAAACTACCTAgaccatattttaaaatactgaTTTTCTGAAgaatatattttcaattaaatgTCCATGGAAATAAAACGGGGTTAGAATCCGGGTGATTTTCGGGTCAGGTCAGGACCCAGCATGACGCAGGATCTGACGTAAATCttccatttttttctcaaagtctccggaaaataaaatcaaagtttatttaattcacaatttcaaaaaaaaaatgtgacgaaagaagaagaaagagccGGTCCACGTCCCAAACCCTTTTTATAGGAGAGTCTAATGTTCTGGCAGAAGACTTCacaatctctttctctctctctctctaaaccaaaccaaaccaaacaacaAATCTTtcaactttctctctctctatctttaTAACCATCTTTCTCCTTTGGTTCATCTCgtgatcttctttttttttttttatggacaGAGGTTGGTCTGGTCTCACTCTTGATTCATCTTCTCTTGATCTCATAAACCCTAACCGCTTCAAGAATAATAACCACCGCCGCTTCTTGAATCCATTGACGATGTCTAGAATGGGCGACGAGGATGACCAAAAGACGAATATGTCCATCGACGGCAGTGAATTCAGGTTTCCCGTAAGTCTCTCCGGTATTCGTGACCGTGAAGATGATGATTCTTCTAGTGGAGTCGGCAGAGAAAACGACCGTGAAGTTCCCGGAGAAGTGGATTTCTTCTCCGACAAGAAGTCTAGGGTTTGTCAGGACGAAGTTGACGACGCTGGATTACGGGTTAAGAAGGAGGAACAAGATGATCGAACTGACGTAAATGTAAGTTCGAAATTTTCGATAACTCGTATAAaagaaatatgttttttttttgttaaaaaaaaaagaaaagaaatatgttttttatgaaATACTCATTAATTATCgtgaatttatttttgaatagaCCGGTTTGAACCTTCGAACCACGGTTAATGCCCGGAGTGATCAATCAGTGATCGACAATGGAGAATCGTCCGAAATGGAAGATAAACGTGCAAATAATGAggtaatttttcttaattttacgTGCGTTAATTAATACTGTATTATTTGCTTTATGGATGAAAGGATCCGGTTTAATTTgatattgtaaatttttatgTTAATCTTAGTTGGTTAAGTTACAAGATGAGCTGAAGAAAATGACCATGGAGAATGAAAAGCTAAGAGAATTGCTTACACAAGTGAGCAACAATTACACTTCACTTCATATGCATCTTGTTTCACTTATGcaacagcagcaacaacaacagaaTAAGGTAATTTAATAATAGATTTATTAACCACAAATGAACGGGATTTACCATAAGTTAATATTAACGAAACTATATGATCTTAGGCATTAGAGGCTGCTGGAAAGCATGAGGAAACGATAGTACCGAGGCAATTTATCGATCTAGGCCCTTCGAGAGCATCAGATGAGGCCGAGGATTTGTCAAATTCTTCATCGGAAGATAGGACTCGTTCAGGAGGTTGTTCTGCCGTTGAGAGGCGTAATAACGAGGTTAGGGACGGAAAGAGACTTGGACGTGAAGAAAGTCCTGAAACCGAGTCTAACAAAGTTCAGAAAGTGAATAACAGTAGCCCACCAACGTTTGAACAATCCACAGAAGCTACGATGAGGAAAGCCCGCGTCTCGGTTCGGGCCCGATCGGAAGCTACTATGGTAAGAATTTAGACAATACTCAAAAGTTAAAACGGTAAATTTAATTGACTTACGTCACAAAATGAAACCTATGCTAAAGAGATTTATTATGTttgtaattatgtttttttcttatagaTAAGCGATGGATGTCAATGGAGAAAGTACGGCCAAAAGATGGCAAAAGGCAATCCATGTCCGCGGGCTTATTACCGTTGTACAATGGCCACGGGTTGTCCCGTTCGCAAACAAGTATGTATATTGGTCAtccaagttttgtttttaacaatttaaattGCATATATAAAACATGAAACTAGGTAGGAATAAGATACTGAATATGTTTGGGGGCAAAGACATGTAAACTGATCGGTCTATATATTGCCGTTTATGTGTTAAAACTTGGGTTCATTTCCGGTATTTTTATATGTGTGAATTAGAAAATGAACATACGAACCGAGTCAGTTTTAGAATCTTGTAAAAGATGTAACCATTAGACAAAAGattcatgattaattaaatAGAGATTTTGAGTGATTGGCTAAAATGTTTGGTCCGTGATTGTATATTTATAGGTCCAACGTTGTGCGGAAGACAGATCCATTCTAATAACGACCTACGAGGGAAACCATAACCATCCATTGCCCCCAGCTGCAGTGGCAATGGCTTCCACAACCATGGCCGCGGCTAACATGTTGCTATCCGGGTCAATGTCTAGTCACGACGGGATGATGAACCCTACCAATTTACTAGCCAGGGCTGTTCTTCCTTGCTCCACAAGCATGGCTACGATCTCAGCCTCTGCCCCGTTCCCTACAGTCACATTAGACCTCACTCACGCACCTCCGCTTCCTAATGGTTCCTCCCCTTCCACAGCCGCCGCTACCAACAACCACAACTCACTGATGCTGCGGCCGCAACAACAAATGACAAATTTACCTCCAAATATGTTACCTCATGTAATAGGTCAGGCATTGTATAACCAATCCAAATTCTCGGGGCTTCAGTTTTCCAGTGGCTCTCCGTCGGCAGCACAGTCGCACGCGGTGGCTGATACAATATCAGCACTAACTGCTGATCCGAATTTCACGGCAGCTCTTGCATCCGTTATTTCTTCTATGATCAATGGGTCGAACCACCATGACGGCGAAGGAAACAACAAAAATCAATAGAAACATATATACTACAtacaatttgttttgttttatattttacattttcaatttttttcaacTGGGTTATAAGAAACAGTGAGTTTATTTCATTGATTCACATTTGTTCAGTTTCACACAAAACTTCTGGTAAATATACACAATAATTTAATGTTGAACAATATCagctatttatttaaattatactcCTTCGGTTTTTTAATGTATGATCTTTTGAAaagttttgatgttttaatatgtaagttgttttcattttcttaggtaatttttaactttattaagAATCGTGTAACCAATagtattttgttttgaattttgtaattagtcagatagtttttaatttatattttaaattgatatttttagataaaaagtTCGTAACTTAACTAGCATTGCCTTTAATAATGACATTTCTTTTTGTGTGTATATTATACACGACATGTGGGCGCCGAATACAGAAACCTAATAGTTTGGCTGTACCTTCAAAGATAATGAGATAGCGTCAACAAAGTGTACTACATTATGACACTTATTGAACATTTAATAGAATCTGTATTATACATTACTGAATATAACAACTGCAAAGGTCAATAAATGCCGCCACAAAAGTTTGACACGTACGTAATTGCTGTCTAATGAAGTCACCTATAGATCTGTAAGCTTTGatataaacaaagaaaaacaacttCCTAGAAACTACGAGTTTAATTGTTTGATCAATACTATGAAAATCAATAAATCGAGATAGCTAGGTGAGCAGACAATTagacatataaagaaaattccAGATTAATCAATTTCTTCACTTCTATAGTTCTATGAAACAAAAATAGATACTAAAGGAGTGGAGAAAATTTTATAACTtgcgaaaattaaaaaaaatcgtttAGATCATCTTCAatcagtttatatatatatatatatatatatatatatatatatatatatatatatatatatatatatatatatatatatatatatatatatatatatatatatatatatattctgttaAAATTAGAGGAaatcaaaaaaaagaaactttttcATTGTATTCTTATGACCTGAATATTTTAAAGGAAATTTGAAccaataacatttttttatatatttcactAACTAaccattttcctttttttctcttcatttttttctatctctctctactctttcACTATTAAACTAATATTTCTCCAATATATTCACTCAGCAAATTATccgatattttattattttctgtatatttaaaaaaatttagagaaATAATGTTTTTACAACAGCATCATTCTTTTATGGGATAATTTGCAAAATACCCTATTTAGGATTTGAAATTTGATAACTACATTTTCTATTttactttttgaaaaatacacctTCTGAATTATGAATTGACTTTTTTACCCAAGATGTTTCAATAATTAAGATATTAATtcgaaattaatatataaattcgtaattaataaaaataatatcattaaaattattttgtttaagttaaatatgttatttttatcatttaaattttataataacaaagataaatatgtaaattatgatttttttttactttatcatGAAGTTTATACATATTtccctttattttattttattcaacttATATAAACAAGTCacgttgttaaaaaaaaatttccttgAATTTCCATGATTCTTTATTCACCTTCCACTCTCTTGAAACTCTAGCCAAACGCAGCATAAtattcctaaaaaaaaaaaaaaacagaactacTGTCAGAATAAAATAGAATTAGAATTAGAAACTAAAATATGATTAGTCAACAAACCTCTAAAAGAAAGAATCTgtgaaactaaaagaaaaaaaatgaaaaaaatcagaaatagaGAGGATACGAAAGAAGGAGACGAGAAGATGATACACGTCttgatttctttatttttcaaaataataaaaaaattaagatattactAAAAAGATATGGAAATGATATTgcttagatatattaaaaaaatattagatagATTCtctaacgatttttttttttaaaaaaaaacaaattttaaacaatatattagaaattgcgattaaaaa is part of the Brassica rapa cultivar Chiifu-401-42 chromosome A09, CAAS_Brap_v3.01, whole genome shotgun sequence genome and harbors:
- the WRKY6 gene encoding WRKY transcription factor 6 (The RefSeq protein has 1 non-frameshifting indel compared to this genomic sequence), with the protein product MDRGWSGLTLDSSSLDLINPNRFKNNNHRRFLNPLTMSRMGDEDDQKTNMSIDGSEFRFPVSLSGIRDREDDDSSSGVGRENDREVPGEVDFFSDKKSRVCQDEVDDAGLRVKKEEQDDRTDVNTGLNLRTTVNARSDQSVIDNGESSEMEDKRANNELVKLQDELKKMTMENEKLRELLTQVSNNYTSLHMHLVSLMQQQQQQQNKALEAAGKHEETIVPRQFIDLGPSRASDEAEDLSNSSSEDRTRSGGCSAVERRNNEVRDGKRLGREESPETESNKVQKVNNSSPPTFEQSTEATMRKARVSVRARSEATMISDGCQWRKYGQKMAKGNPCPRAYYRCTMATGCPVRKQVQRCAEDRSILITTYEGNHNHPLPPAAVAMASTTMAAANMLLSGSMSSHDGMMNPTNLLARAVLPCSTSMATISASAPFPTVTLDLTHAPPLPNGSSPSTAAATNNHNSLMLQQQMTNLPPNMLPHVIGQALYNQSKFSGLQFSSGSPSAAQSHAVADTISALTADPNFTAALASVISSMINGSNHHDGEGNNKNQ